Part of the Salvelinus fontinalis isolate EN_2023a unplaced genomic scaffold, ASM2944872v1 scaffold_0061, whole genome shotgun sequence genome is shown below.
ttgatattgtgaaactatgttatatatttgtacctcctgtttcatgaagtgatgtcACTAAGTACTGCCCATATATATACAAttcattcggaaagcattcagaccccttcactttttccacattttgttacgttatagccttattctaaaattgattcaatagttctttcccctcatcaatctacacaatacccaataatgacatcacaatacccaataatgacatcacaataccccataatgacatcacaataaaccataatgacaaagcaaaaacaggtaaataaatgaaaaaattagattttctttaaaaaacaaggacatttctaagtgaccccaaacttttaatggtagtgtacatctacatgatgtattgttacaccatgtaggagcagtatagacctagtctgttcattatatacatctacatgatgtattgttacaccatgtaggagcagtatagacctagtctgttcattatatacatctacatgatgtattgttacaccatgtaggagcagtatggacctacagtagcttgctaattatttagatttagtttgaCTTAATGAAACGGCCTTAAATATGCTGTAGTTACCATTTTTTATCcacactaatcaatcaacacattgctgtctttgtatgtctcaatataatagtattatttaattaaatccatttaaaatgatctttgtctgaaaataaaatatgatcctcaactgcgtttccctccagtcagcagacggcgatgtgcgtctttcaggcgacgctgccagcgtgacgtataatctagtggacggttcttcataaacagctcgtcaaccacctcggtagtttgctagccaacatagccgaaagattcaagctatttatacgctttcggtgtatatattagctactgtgttttcgacacacttaggtcgtatctacttgttaatttatttaatttaatattacgttattttgtattagtcagctatagtagctggctggttaaattagcactagcctagtcgctaatgatagctagctagctaacatccccgaacatgagctccCTAAACTTCTCCCCTCTTGTTAtagaagaggaggtctgctggacggagaaaggagGTCTGTGGCTGAACGTtgtggtgaaagaggaggaggaagaggaggctgttacagtgaaagaagaggtagaggatggggctgttacagtgaaagaagaggaagacgcgttcagagtgaaagaggaggaggatgagaaagaggaggatgtagtttttggtgtgaaagaagaggaggttggagatctgtttaaccccagtaagtaccgtctctgcagtcgttgaatcaatatgcagtaaaggggttctacactgtaatgttgttctgtaggaatggctgaagctacactgtaacgtgtagaacatcaagagtggaccatcaacaaaacgttaacaattgatcaaatgcatctaatgacaatgcctgaaatactgtagtcctcaatatctcctattagattagcccaatatgtagtcttaaaggggcaatcagcagttgttacatccattttgggactaatacattaatgatatgtacccattgtttcttgaagaattcacttataaatgcctcatgagcttagttcaactgtcgtaccccatcagaacccaaaatataagcatttttttactccaatgtttatcaGTAAATAttaacaaacactgtatatcctcaaaacatggttaaaactagatTGTTGATATCATGAATAATTGCATTTCTCCAgcaccatccctcagctttttactgaaacaggcagggagtacgctttgttattgtttctactgctgattgctgcccccgttactcctcaaggtccaaggactgtatgttattttcagaggtagactggctctggcagctaaaatagtcaaatattccatctaaatgtgaatcgattctcaacgggcagggagtacgctttgttattgtttctactgctgattctctgcccccgttactcctcaaaataatttcacataatactttcatatcacataacaattatttcacacaatactttcatatcacatcaaaataatttcacacaatactttcatatcaTATCTAAATAGGTAACCAGTctgtatagatagatagctaagtgaattaaatatcatCAGCTGTCTAACgtcatattagctagctatcttgatgtatttatcactgtaaaaaaagaaactccaaatgcatttgtaggtaggtagctaacagccatggaggagggtgaaaggatagcagccccaactgtcagtgagagaggaggctattctggatagggcaggtacttttgtgtagttcctgtccctagaagtgaggacggacataatagtaacataatattcagtgtggtgtaatttgactataatgaagtgtgtttcttgtgaggttttctgtcctcagataaagagctctatgaaagccagtctacatatgaagaggtcccaatgaagagcagtggttctcagtcctggggactcagaggcacattgttgtttttgcctcagcactgcagggctgattcaaatgatcaactcatcatcaagcttcaagtggtatttatgtattcatttgtgatgccttccttgatatgatcctgttattgtcacatgtacatatgtgtgcccatgcatctatcaatccaatgttattatgatttgttatcagggatattatactttagtaatccacaatgacctggtgatgtaacagtctaataattacattgtcttccatattcctacagataccttgtaactggagattccttcaaaacgattgcctacagttaccgtgtagggcactgcaaggttgggtgaccagggtcatctgggactgcctcctggaggaattcaggtgtgtgaaggctacctgtgtcctgcgtaacGTCATGACgatggacacgaggaccaggaggggatctgcagctcgccgccgtgtcccagaggaggagtctgctgctctgcaggatgtttcgAGGATGGGGTCTaacaacgcagcaagagaggcaatccgtgtgcaggagatcttcacctcctacttcttcaaagagggtgctgttcgctggcaacaccatagactacactatgcacaaccaaaggctcttttaagagggtgctgttccctggcaacaccatagactacactatgctcaaccaaaggctcttttaagagccattcACATTGCAATAGGAGTattccatttacttagctatgtcaactgcagttattcaattcatagtttctctccctttgatttctacttctcaggtgagggtgtaatgtctgtgcaaaaacaaaacaggctattttaaatcacccatattgaaaaaatgtagaacaattagacaccctataacccacacctacacactcatgtatcaatctgattgatggattgtgttgtgcagtaagcaggctcaggtgtattactgtggctccttccaccttcaaagaataggcaagagggccaaccatggagaatagtaagacacttcattatttttataactacgctatattgtttgtccttGTGGGTCCattcatgtttttcagcataaagtactctgcagccactaagtgttgtgtggacaccaggtgaggccacacacagattcctgttgaacactgtggctttaactaccttattttctcaataacagtctctctccttcacttcatccctctctccccttctccctaaatcctctaggttatctcagctgtgtcggtgaacccctcctgcatctgaactggctacatagagggcacagcatggtcagaggtgagaggtcacttggtcaggtcaacaggaagtattattaaagagatgctttacattgaaatacagagagatgcagtagtcccagagttaatgatccaaggtcagttttgcatttcacctcctgattgatgactaacaatgttcgaataaaaaataaaaacacaaggtttaaacatgctctctctctccatctgtctctcgtctgcagataTATTTTCAtgtgagaggatgccaacccctagtcccatcatcgccacctcacctgcttttaagataacctttgggccgactagagacactattatgtaatggtgatgaactgagagaatatttatgtagcactgtgattcattaatcatgtgctgccttccctgctcctatgtgcttacctctttccctttctgtcttttacacctctcccaccaccacctctttcttcctctgtttttataattcacaacagatgtgcattgaagtacagattgaacttgtatttataacacttggataatgagcttttcaatcaagtgtttcacattctctactggttgaaatgaagtgtaatgtgatgaaatactccacctatcctgtgttttaccagatcaatgcagatgaagggcattAGATGTTGAGATGAACCGGTGTTGGAGTATTTACATGATACAAAGGAAGTGTAGTGTTCTGTATTTAACATTATATTTCTGTTTATATGAATTAACTAGTTAaatcctgtttctagtctattagttacaatgtgtaaccattgatgtcccaggaccaagattggtaaacactgttgaagtgtagaattgaaatacatacatgcagacacagcatcattcaaagactggaatttgatactcctggtattggatatgactgaaaaatcatctcaaagacattcatacTTAAACTGCACTTTTATTTGCCAAGATAGAGTACATGATTagtgaatatattaaatgtacaggctacaatgtggggatctcatgcatggtaataactacatgtatatacgacttgcatccttggcacaacatgatattataatctactcaatccataggcttcatcaatgtcattcaggctgttttgaagttgatacaactggctatgatagctgaggttcatagctaggttctgaactaatatgtataccaaacgtttgggtccatacacagatcggctagatagctagctacacatccatgggCATACAGGGATTTTAATCatccactgcacaataagcaagaacatagctagctacgtgatttcatctatctgcatggcaaatatcagcaaggaaagcttacaaaattgtacattcaatttgcagtaaattcttcagctagctagattctACACATCCACTGTTTTCCAAAACGACAGTctggtttgctggttgtttcaggagtccctaaaacaaccagaattacaatttcatactcatgtcacaacacccataaagctagccagctagctggctaatgttagctagtcagctagctggctaaatcaCGATTTTCGTAAATGAactatgatttaaaaaaatgcataatcgtttgtctctacatgaactaacattcctgtcaactgtacatgtttttgcatgattagttatgacgttataatcccTTACGTTTGCTTCCATTCTAGTATTTCTGTCCaccatctttgattcagttctgtgtaggggtacccctctctcctagtatttctgtccgccatctttgattcagttcagttctgtgtaggggtacccctctctcctagtatttctgtccgccatctttgattcagttcagttctgtgtaggggtacccctctctcctagtatttcagtccaccatctttgattcagttcagttctgtgtaggggtacccctctctcctagtatttctgtcagccatctttgattcagttcagttctgtgtaggggtacccctctctcctagtatttcagtccaccatctttgattcagttcagttctgtgtaggggtacccctctcctagtatttctgtccgctatctttgattcagttctgtgtaggggtacccctctctcctagtatttcagtccaccatctttgattcagttcagttctgtgtaggggtacccctctctcctagtatttctgtccaccatctttgatccagttcagttctgtgtaggggtacctctctcctagtatttctgtccgccatctttgattcagttctgtgtagggttacccctctctcctagtatttctgtcagccatctttgattcagttcagttctgtgtaggggtacccctctctcctagtatttcagtccaccatctttgattcagttcagttctgtgtaggggtacccctctcctagtatttctgtccgctatctttgattcagttctgtgtaggggtacccctctctcctagtatttcagtccaccatctttgattcagttcagttctgtgtaggggtacccctctctcctagtatttctgtccaccatctttgatccagttcagttctgtgtaggggtacctctctcctagtatttctgtccgccatctttgattcagttcagttctgtgtagggttacccctctctcctagtatttctgtccgccatctttgattcagttcagttctgtgtaggggttcCCCTCTCTTCTAGTATTTCTGTTcgccatctttgattcagtttAGTTCTGTGTGGGgtttcccctctctcctagtatatctttgctgaagaaagtctaaCAGCAGCCTCCCCCGGTCCTAGTGCCGGCCCGGTAAAAAGTTTAAGATGCGATGGAACGGTTGACAAAAAAAAGAAATCACAGAAAAAATTTATTGACTGATATTGATttatttaggggggggggggggggggggggggtggctaatTAATATTTTAGTTCTAGCGACGTCCCTGATTCCTACCCTTTAACTTTTTGTCTGAAAATTAAATTGACGTTTTactcaactgcgttacccactccagtcagctaaTGGCGGTCTGCGACTTTAAGGCATTTCTGctactgtgacgtataatctagtggacggaacgcttctttcaaTAGCagcaacagtcagtcagtcacttcggtagcttgctagacaaAATAGACGAACCAATAAAGGTCTTTAGACGCTTTCGTAATTATTAGCCACTGTGTTTTAAACCCTcttctgtcgtctagttagttatccgttttaatttcatatttacggtgttgTTATTATTCCGttagcgggctggttaagttagcactagcctagctagctaacatccccgaccatgcgGTCACTAAGCTACTCCCCTGCTATAGAAGAAGCGGgtatcacagtaaaacaagaagtagaggatgAGGCCGTTACTGTGAAAGAAGGGGAAGAAGCGTTCAGAGTGAAAggggaggaggatgttacagtaaaaggagaggaggatgcagtttatggagtgaaagaggaggaggaagagatgacTGTTACATTGAAaacggaggaggaagaagaggaggaaactggatatctggtcccggtttcccaaacgcatcttaagGTGTCCGATGGTTCTAACGGtgaacttagccataagatggttttgagaaaccgtTCCCTGATTAACActcgtaagtactgtcttaaaaacagaggcacaaactctgcagttgttgaactgggGAAATCAGTATggactgttgttccatgttgtgaatgttatccaatgtggTACTatgggttatagcagtatggactgtgtattatttatttatagccattgattcttgaagaatataacacatgcctcatgagcttagttcaactgttgtaccccatcagaaccccaaataagctttgtaaatcaacactgtatagcctcaacatggttaaaactataatgt
Proteins encoded:
- the LOC129842700 gene encoding uncharacterized protein LOC129842700, whose amino-acid sequence is MSSLNFSPLVIEEEVCWTEKGGLWLNVVVKEEEEEEAVTVKEEVEDGAVTVKEEEDAFRVKEEEDEKEEDVVFGVKEEEVGDLFNPSFLSSDKELYESQSTYEEVPMKSSGSQSWGLRGTLLFLPQHCRADSNDQLIIKLQVIPCNWRFLQNDCLQLPCRALQGWVTRVIWDCLLEEFRCVKATCVLRNVMTMDTRTRRGSAARRRVPEEESAALQDVSRMGSNNAAREAIRVQEIFTSYFFKEGYLSCVGEPLLHLNWLHRGHSMVRDIFSCERMPTPSPIIATSPAFKITFGPTRDTIIALRTLA